The sequence CTCAAACTTTTGGAGGAAAGCAAACTTTAGGAATGGTGCATGTGTGCGCTTgtgttttgagagagagagagagagagaggaggggcggggggggggggggggggggggggtgttacATGGCACAGCTCACAGTTTTTGCAAGTGTGCTAGTACATGAATCTGTTCTcttaagagggggggggggtgttacATGGCACAGCTCACAGTTTTTGCAAGTGTGCTAGTACATGAATCTGTTCTCTTACATTGCTAAGTTGGGGTGGTGTTACATGGCAAAATAAGTCTAACAGTATATTTTTGGGACAAGAGAAGCATATCATACAAGAGGGTAAGTCTTGGCGCAACAGTAAGGTTGCTCTATTATGACTACGGTGCCACGAGTTCGAAACACACGCAGTGGTGGGAGCCTCGTGCATTGGGTTAGGAAGCAAACCATACAACTGACAAGGGAAGTCtcatcttgagtacttataatagattttcAAGAGGTCACAGGTAACTTCAGATGAAGAGTCAGCTTTTGATACAATGGGGTAATCAGAGGGTCAGTTCCATCATCCACCAGAATAGGTAACAAATCATAAAATCAGTGGCACCAGAAGTTCTGGAACTATATGCTAAataacaatgaaatgatgacaaCAACAACTATAATAATAAACTCTTAAGAGGGACTGTTAAAATCACACAAGCATGCAATCACACACTAACACCACACGCATCTATGCTAAACTCCTTGAAACACACCTAAAATAAGAATTTGGAAGAACTGCATGACACTTACCCTTCTGTGCTCTCTCTATTAACATTCTTGATCTTGTCAAGATAATAAATCAAATTACATCATCATTACATATTTTTGGTTGTGTTCACTATTCAATTGAAATATGAAaagatatataatatttttcattttcaaaAAGTTAACATTCAACAAAAAATTCATCATAAAATAGTTTTGATGAGGAAAAAATACATTCCGTGAAAAATCTCGTCTTGCTTTTTTTTCCGTTCTATTATATGCCTATTTCCCAGTCATTTTTAACAACGTAACTTTAAGCAGCTCTGAAGGCCTAAAGCTGATTCTTCAGAGATACATCACATTTTGCATCCAGTTGACAAGACAGCGATAATGGAGATCTAAAACCTTGTTACAGCATGTGCATGAATAAGGCCTCATTTAGgtgagcttttggagggccaaaaagcactttctggccctccaaaagcacttttgggataaaaaaaaggtgtttgataaaaatttcggaaagctgttttagctttttcagaaagctaaaaatagcttttttggagaagctcaatattagagctttccgaaaaagctattttgagctttgtcgaaaaattatttttttgaccaaaatacccataataaaatataacaattacatactttgttcctttataaacctaaatatCTGCTAGAGCTCTAACAAAGAATCCTAGCCGTGGATCAGACTCTCTTCCGTACAAGAAAAAGTattcttattttctattattgtattatactataaatataatattatattacattatatcataatacattaatatattatgttaaataatttaatattatattaaattattatgctatagtatacaatattatattactatattataataatattatattacattacagtaatattatactatatcatatatttatgtattaatatatgttatattttattatgctatattgtataatactatgcaatgtcctttatggtaattttgtcatacaaaagtactttctcagtttgtttaccaaacacatgttaaagtgccacagcactttaaaaatgCAGTTACCatacagcaaacagctttttataaaagttctaCTTCCAACGGGTCTATTTTCAAGagttctactgccaacagctcccccaaacaggttGTTAGGATGCATACAATGAGataataataaaacaaaagaatctcataaaacaaaaaaaaaaagttcaatcTAGAATGTAATATCATTTTCAACTAACTGGCACAAGATTTGAAACTTGAGTAGGCCTAAGATTTGCATGAAGAGTGTTGTTAAAACTTGCAACAGGACTGTTTCAATTAAATAACAATAGACCAATAGAGGGGCCCAAAGAAGGCAAAATATGGAGATCGTATGTCACATTGAACCCGGCAGCAAGTCTATACGTTATGCACAAAACAGGGGTTCCAGAAAACAAACTCAACTTAGCAATATCAAAGACAACAAATGCCCTTTGCATTAATTCTAAAATGAAATTTCAATCTAGATATTATGGCATTACCTTCATCTTATATCCATTTTCAAGAACTTTAAGTTGTTCAAGATCTTCTTCTAGTTGCAGTGGAGTGGATGGAAGCTGCGGATAGATCCTTAAAAACTTTGAATCGAAGCTCTGGCCAGACACAAGAACACTAATATTAGCAAATTCTACATGAAATCAATTTCTTACTTGTATGGACGTGCAATAAAATAAActcttatttaaaaaaatctaaCCATAAACACTATCAGACAAGCATCATGATGCAAATTTGATGACATATAAAATCCTGGAGTAGAATACAAACCTGAATGCCCAAATGAAGTAGATAGGGAAACTGCAGATTGACTTTTCCTGACCTGAAATATATGCAAACAAATGTAAAGTAGAAATGCATGGATCAGGATATACCCAATATATCTCATGACAGAACATTTAAACAGAGATACACGAATAGCTCACTTGTTATATGGGATCAAACCCCTTGAGAAGTAGATTGCATAACCACGATTATCCACGACACACTTTACCCTGTTTGGGTCAAGTCCATCTTCATGTTTCAAGGATGTGACTGCAGTACTGAAAACTGCATCAGGAGCTCCCTGCTTTCACAAATTACTAAGTTAAATaatgaacaaaaaaatatattttttaacaaaaaaatggGAGTAATGCGTATTGTTCCTAGTCTAAAATAGATAGAATTTCTCAGTGTGATGGTGCAGCAGGTAAATGAATCCTTTCTTTTTGTCATTTAATTGAAACTTGGAAGATGATAGCTACAGGGTGCTACCACAAGAATGACATTAACAAAAATAAAGTGATGATATTAAGCATCACTTGTTTTTGTCTGCTGGAAAGGAAACATCGTCATATAACTGAGAGATAATACCTCTGTTTTTGTTACCCTTTTAGAACATGTACTTAAGTTAGCTTGACAACATTTGAACTAAAAACACCTAACTGCAAGAATAGATTGATTCGTCTATATTGGAATGCTCTCTTAAACTGAATCGCATAAAGTTTACAATCTAGTAATACTAAAAGCAGGTTGTACATGTTTAATATACACCATGGTTCAACAGGAACTAATTACTGTGAATGTGAGGATAATCAACCACCTAGTCAAGAGGACAGACAATAAACTCTCAGATTTCTTACAATCAGGAAGACCACTCACAAACAAGTAGCTTTCctgtaatagaaaaaaaaatttggaaataACATACAGAAAGGAAAATTGACACCTGGAACTTGAAGAAATTATCATAAATAACAAACTTGCTCTACACTGAGAACGAGAATAATGCTTACTATCACAACTGTCATATCTGGCATAATTCTTTGTTGACCAAAGATATACACATTATGCCATTTACCAACCTTTTAATTTCCAATTGCCAATTACCAGTCGTCTCCCATTTGTTTGATATttcttcttttcattctttctctcctttttttaagTTTGCAGaaatttattttccttttgAGGAGAAATAATGGCTAAAAATGATAGCCCAAGCCTAGGTAGGATGACAAGCCCTATCTTTTATTGGTGTTAATGCATAATAAGATTGACAAAAATCAAAAGTGTAAAAGGCAAAAGAAAAGCTTACACATGACTTTTGAAATAAACTTTTGCAGTTTAAGAGAAACCAAATGTAGCTTTAAACTAATTAGCTAACTGAAAACAGGACAACATATTCAAGGAAGAAACAGAATCTAATAATAAAAGATAATGAATATCTGTTCATAGCAGTAGCTGCTACAATGATTCAGAATTCAGTCAGTTTCCATCAAATTTGTGATTTCATATTATGTCCTTCGTTTCAATAAAGAAGGCATGATCCAAGACACAAGCTGTAATTCATATAAGCATGTGAGTgacaggagagagagagataaaacaGGAACAGCAAAAGAGGGAGCCCCAAGTGCAAAAGTTAGCACCCAGACCAGATAAACAAAATGCAACAGCAAACCCAGTCCTATCAACCAAACAAAAAGTAAAGTTAATCCATGGAAGATTTGGTAATCATGGTAATGTGCACATTGTAAAGatagctctctttttttttctttttcttttttttgttctagAGAAATAGCTCAAATTTACTAATGCCTAACttcattaaaaaaacaaaagatggaGAAACCCTGGTTCACTTAAAGGAACACTTAACTGCAGTTGCAGGTACCTTTTATGTATTGGTTTAAAGGTGGTAGTTCACCTTTTTTTCCATTCTGTTTTCAAGGTTGGTTTTAGAATTAGCTTCTCAAAATTTTTGGAAAGCTCGAATAGCTCTCCTACATTATGAATTTCAAAATCATGATATTATGCAATCATTTTGTTACTacaagaaaaatcaggatgcttTAATTTAATTGCAtgcacatatgtatgtatgtatatgtatgctaGAAGAATAACTTCAGAAGAAGTTTCTACATCATGCAAGCTGTTAACATTTTATACAGGCAACGTATTCCTGTCCCGGTGTGTTTTCTAAAAATAGACAAATCTGTAAATATCGTCGACATGGTTAGCATAGGCAGCACAGAAGAAGTTCTGCTCCTCTAATATTCTGCAGTATAATGGCATCCAAAAATTCAGAAATACCTAACACAACATATACAAAAATACAGAGAAGAAATTCGGCTATAAATGTGCAAGTAACCACCTGCAAAGCTCTAACGATGCCATCTATTATATCCGGTTCAATAAGGGGCTCATCTCCTTGGATATTGACAACAATATCATAATTTTTTGCGAGCTTTAGAAGTGCTTCATTGCAGCGTTCAGTTCCTGAAGATAAAACAAAGCTTATGATAATATATGAGTAACTTTACTTATTTGAATAAACAGTACAAGAAAATAAGAGGTTACCATTTTTGCATGATTCTGATGTCATTATCACATCAGCTCCAAATCCTCTACAACATTCTGCAATCCTCTCATCATCCGTTGCCACAACTAGTGTCAAAGAGAGAAAAATTACTTGGGGTAAAAGTAAACAAAGTAAAGCATCGAACTGAAAGCGATGTTCAAATGTTGCATTAGCAAAATTCCAACCACAAGACTCTGAAATAGAGCAATGTGTCTTTCTAGCAATTGTTATGCTGCATAGCTCAAGAGAGACAGCTTAGCTCATCAGTAGATAGCCTAGGCTTTTTCCTAGTTACTCATGCCATGATTAGCATGGGCGATGGCAcagaaaataaattttgtatCCTTAAATACTGATTAATCACTTTGTATGTAAATTATTGTTTGCCAAACTAGATAGTGTTTTTATTAGATTCATGTATTTGTCAATTTATATCCTTGGTTCTTTAACGATAGTACGTTTCCTCATCTCTTTAATCTCCACTTATTTTTATCTACGAGGTTAAGTTTGAACACTGCTATGTTCATAATCCCAAGTTTCACATGTCTTCTGGTTACAAATGTCAAATGTCTGACGACATCAAACGAaaccttcttttctcttccttgttAAGCAAAAGGAGTTCGCTCATGACTTTCTTTCTATACCTCAAGACAAATGGTTTTGACTATTATGGTTTAGACTTCACATAAGTATTATTTTCCTCAAAGGGCTTTTCTATTATGTTACCAACTCGTAGTaagttcttctttccttttaatcaaattataatGCCATTTATTAGTAAATAATGATACTAATCTTCTGAGCTATGGTATCGGTACATATGgattaaaaatataaacttgGTTATCATCTGTTAAGTGGTCCATCCAACGGCTAAATCTAGTTGTCCAAAAAGGTCCTTACGACATACAAACTGCACCTTGTAGAGTATTATACTATTATCGGCATCATACAAGAAAATAGTACTTACAAGTATTCAAACTTACCAACATGGTCCAAAGTAGAAGCCAACTTTGCTCTCTCCCATGTTCTCTGTAAAGCCATTACATAAGAGTCAGTGGAACAGAACGGTAACAACTCATTCAGTAGATACTATCAGAAAGATACACATGAAGGTGAAGGCACAAATTATAAATCTCCAACAAGGCACTAGAGTATTATTGTAGTTGCAGAATCTCCGACAATTCCATGAATCATGATGGCACAAAGATGCACAGATCCGTCAATTATTAGAGATCAGTTGAATCCAATTATTCCAAAACCCTCACGCTACTATATCAAATTCATAGAACACCAATTCTGAATAATAAACATAAATCATTTACATATTATTTTTCCATGTTGGCGTTTTTCTTTGCACGATTAGTTCATGAGTAGGAAAGTATTAACTCTGTTTGCAGTAAACTAATCAAATTATTCACATTATTGCAATGAAACATCAGCAAAGACGAGGACTTAAGAAGCTCGCTCCATTAACTCGAATTCCAACACAAAAATTAAGAGTGATTCCACCTAAGATATTTGTAGCTCAATTTCCCTACTTAGGGCATGCAGACAACACGCCTGTTCTCTTTTTTTAACACAGTAAAATCTAGAAAGCAAACATCGAACAACCAAAAACTCTCATTAAtctcagtaaaaaaaaaaaaacgagaaCTTTAACCAAACCACCGCATCAAACCCTAGAATAGATCTCGGACCTGGATCATGGGCTTCCCAAGGATCTGGACCAGGGGTTTCCCCTCGAACCGCGAGGAAGAGAACCGGGCGGGGATGATCCCCACCACCCGGCTCCGGCCCTTCCTGAACCACTTGAAATATAACCCCGCGTGGGCGCCCGCCGCCACCGCTACCGCCGCGACGGCGACCAGCGCGTGGATAACCCAGGCCCGACCGCTCGTCGCCGACGACGACTCCGACGAGGGGGAGCAAATCGCCATCTATCACTCCACCCTTCTGCTAGAAAAAGATTCTAATTTTGAGAAAGAGAAACGCCACGGTAGGCAAGGGACAAATAATAGAAGAGATCGGTGGAGAAAATGTCCCCGGATCAGACATCACATCGAAGCTTGACGCCGTCTCCAAGTGTCGGTACTCCACCGTTATGTTCGCCTGCTATAATTATCTTTAGGATGGAAACTCGATTTTTTTACTATATAATATTACAAGGTGCAAATAATTGAGCTAAAATAAATGAGCAGCGATCCTCCCCCGCCGCCGAGGATTAAATTGGTAAGATCTAACCACAGATCTCTTACGGAATGACCGGTGATTGGATTGAATTCCTTTTACGTGTCTATTTATATCTATCAATTACAGCATGCTTCAAGtctatttttttttacctttccttttgtttattaaGTTCGGATCtatttaatcattgaaatatattactattattgatatatatctagGATGTAAAGAACTGAATCGCTCCTTCAAACCTGGACTGATGGATCTGAGCTCATAATGAATATATTACTATTTTTAATGTAATATCAGATGACTTGTATCAAAGATATTGGCTTCGGCTATCAATTTAAAATTTCGTTATCTTCAGACCACAAGTGCGAGATATGCGCCGGGACCTCAGCTTCAGCTCATGCATGGGTGTACAAGATCTAATTAGTAGATGGACCAGCTTCCAGTTCAATAATCACTTGGCACATTATTCTTTATATTTAAGCAATTCAAGATGAAATGAGAGGTGCCTGGTATCTACATACATGTACCGCAGTATTTGGACTGATCCACTGAATCTGGTCCATATAATAATTGCTTGTGTACAAGAGAAAGTTGTCCCTATAGCTTGGGGCAAATAGAAATATTTATTCTGATTTACAACAAAAAAAGCCACCTAATACTTGCCACCGGGTAGTGTTTTCTCCTATTTAATTGGTTAAGACAGCAACATGCTTGGATAGAAATTTAGGGATGACACTCAGAGTGGATCGGGTCAAATGCgatgcaaatcatatcaaaaatttatgaatttaaatttaacttatttattaaatagtttaaaattttaaatttgtatCCGATCTTTTATTTAACAGGTAAGTTGATCCGATccatataatttatttattaaataggttaaacagatTATACTGATTTTTAACGAGTTAAATGGATTTAAACAGATTAAATAGATTCAATGGGTTGGCttacatattttaaaaaataagttaAACCGGATAAGCAGATTGAATTATGACATGATTCAATTATTAAACAGATCAAAATGGATTAAATGAATCAAAGGTTTAAACCTGAAccaaacctatttaataaataagttgaGACTGATTAATTTATTTACGATCCAAATCTATTTATGTCAATCACAAACCTAGTTAAAGCGGATTGTTTGTGGTCTGGATTGATAAGTCAGGTCATAAATTGTCACCTTGGAGAGGATCATGGGACTATAAATTTTCTTGGCCTGGCTGCTTAAACTTAATGCTTTTATGCTCATGGACATGTGTGAGCTGCCTCCATtggtaa is a genomic window of Phoenix dactylifera cultivar Barhee BC4 chromosome 4, palm_55x_up_171113_PBpolish2nd_filt_p, whole genome shotgun sequence containing:
- the LOC103721698 gene encoding 3-deoxy-manno-octulosonate cytidylyltransferase, mitochondrial-like produces the protein MAICSPSSESSSATSGRAWVIHALVAVAAVAVAAGAHAGLYFKWFRKGRSRVVGIIPARFSSSRFEGKPLVQILGKPMIQRTWERAKLASTLDHVVVATDDERIAECCRGFGADVIMTSESCKNGTERCNEALLKLAKNYDIVVNIQGDEPLIEPDIIDGIVRALQGAPDAVFSTAVTSLKHEDGLDPNRVKCVVDNRGYAIYFSRGLIPYNKSGKVNLQFPYLLHLGIQSFDSKFLRIYPQLPSTPLQLEEDLEQLKVLENGYKMKVIKVDHDAHGVDTPEDVEKIEALMRERNIA